The following coding sequences lie in one Alicyclobacillus curvatus genomic window:
- a CDS encoding flagellar motor protein has protein sequence MDIATIGGIVLALASLIMGFTFDGGSLVALLNPAAAILVFGGTLGATLTSVSLKHFTGMVKYARISLFSKSPEMLDTVEELVALAVVARREGLLALEERLESMSDPFMKNGLQLVVDGVDPELVREYLDTELTSVEERHKRAAKVFELAGGYAPTMGIIGTVMGLVHVLGSLQDVTKLGPQIATAFTATLYGVASANILWLPIASKLKNRSQDEILLREMLSEGILSIQAGENPNILGQKLRAFLPPSQRQRKEAESRGEAGVETARS, from the coding sequence TTGGATATTGCAACCATTGGCGGCATTGTGCTCGCGCTCGCGAGTCTTATCATGGGATTCACATTTGATGGCGGGAGTTTGGTGGCACTGCTCAATCCTGCAGCAGCCATTTTGGTGTTTGGCGGCACGCTTGGCGCCACTTTGACTTCTGTGAGTTTGAAGCACTTCACTGGGATGGTCAAATACGCGCGAATTTCCCTGTTTAGCAAGTCTCCGGAGATGCTTGACACGGTTGAAGAATTGGTTGCTCTGGCAGTGGTAGCGCGTCGTGAGGGGCTGCTCGCGCTGGAGGAACGGCTTGAGTCGATGTCCGACCCGTTTATGAAAAACGGGTTGCAACTGGTTGTGGACGGCGTCGACCCGGAACTGGTTCGCGAATACCTCGACACGGAACTGACATCCGTGGAAGAACGGCACAAACGGGCTGCAAAGGTGTTCGAACTGGCGGGGGGGTATGCGCCGACGATGGGCATCATCGGTACGGTCATGGGGTTAGTCCATGTGCTTGGCAGTCTCCAGGACGTAACGAAGCTCGGACCACAGATAGCGACAGCGTTTACGGCGACCCTTTACGGTGTTGCGAGTGCCAACATCTTGTGGCTTCCGATTGCCAGCAAACTTAAGAATCGGAGCCAGGACGAGATCCTGCTGCGCGAGATGCTGAGTGAGGGTATCCTGTCCATTCAGGCTGGTGAAAATCCGAATATTCTCGGTCAGAAACTACGTGCCTTCCTGCCGCCGTCGCAGCGTCAGCGCAAAGAGGCAGAAAGTCGGGGTGAAGCAGGTGTCGAGACGGCGCGGTCGTAG